ATCTTCGACCGGATCTTCACGCACGATCTTGAATACCTGCTTTCCGACATGCCTTGCAGTCTGCTGATCGTTCATTCCCGAATGCCGGAACAGCCCCTATGAACCTGACTCATCACGACATCGTCGTGTTGTTTCTTTCCATTGGAATCATCCTGCTGATCTCTCGGATACTGGCCGAGACCGGTCGCCGTTTCGGATTGCCGGTGGTGATGGGTGAGTTGATCGTCGGTATACTGTTGGGGCCAACGGTATTCGGATCGCTGGCTCCTGACCTGCAACAACAACTTTTCCCGACCAGTGGAAGCGGTGCCGTCGCGCTTGACGGGATCGTACAATTGTCGGTGGTCTTTCTGCTCTTTGTGGCAGGACTCGAGGTTCAACTGCCGATCGTACTGCGACAAGGCCGGCTGGCATTATTCACCAGCTTTTTTTCCCTGGTGATACCCTTCGCGCTCGGATTTTGGATCACCTGGCATTTCCCCGAATGGATGGGCTATCACGCGGGACCGTCACGACTCGTCTACGCCTTGTTCATGGGTACCGCTTTGGCCATTTCAGCTCTCCCGGTCATTGCCAGGATCCTGATGGATCTGAACCTTTACAAGACGCGGATCGGTATGCTGATCATGGCGGCTGCCATGTTCAGTGACCTGGCTGGCTGGCTCATCTTTTCCGTGGTACTGGCCCTGCTGGAGAACCGTGGAGTCGGGACCGATTTGGGTTTAACGATCTTATACATCTTCCTGTTCGGCATACTCATGCTGACGGTCGGACGTAAACTGCTCAACCGCTTCGTACCGTTTGCGCAGCACAAACTTTCCTGGCCCGGCGGGATTCTGGCTTTTGCCATGGGGTTTTGTCTGATTTGCGCCGCGTTTACAGCCAGTGTCGGCGTGCATGCGATCCTTGGGGCCTTCATCTTCGGTATCGCGCTGGGTGATTGCGTGCACTTACACGAACGGGCCCGGGAAATCATTCATCAGTTTATTACGAACGTCTTTGCACCCTTGTTTTTTGTCAGCATCGGATTGAAAGTGAATTTTCTCGCGCACTTTGAACCGGTAACGGTACTACTGGTGCTGGTACTCGCTACGGCGGGGAAGTTGGTCGGATCCACAGGCGGTGCCTGGCTGGGCGGAATGGATTTCCGGAGTGCACTGGCTGTAGGCTTTGGCATGAACGCCCGGGGCGCTATGGAGATCATCCTGGGTACGCTTGCGTTTCAGGCCGGCTTGATAACGCCCGAAATTTTCGTCGCCCTGGTCGTTATGGCCTTGCTTACCAGTTTGAGTAGCGGACCGCTGATCAAAGCAACCTTATCCGGAAAGAATTGACATGAGAATCTACCTCCTCGGCTATATGGGAGCCGGTAAGAGCCATTTAGGAAAGATACTCGCGGAGCGCTTGGGTTATTCCTTTGTTGACACGGACGCCATGGTTGAAGCGACAACAGGAAAATCAATTCGGCAGCTATTCGAAGAGCATGGGGAGGGCGCCTTTCGTATCGCGGAGCAGAAAGCATTGCATGCTACCGGGCAACAACCCGACCTGGTGGTAGCCACCGGTGGCGGATTGCCGACTTTCGCCGATAACCTGGCATGGATGAACAATAACGGCATGACCGTTTACCTGCAGCTTTCGCCCGGAACCTTGTTTCATCGACTCGTGCGCGAACGGGAGCATCGACCACTCCTGGCCGGCATTGGAGAGATCGACCTAATGGAAACCATTCACCGCCACCTGATCGAGCGGTCGCCGTATTATCAACAAGCCCGATTGGTGATCGACCCGGAGCAAGTCAGCGCCGGTGAATTAGTGGCGATGATCATGCACCGGCTTGACGGTGGTTAAGAGAGTTCGGCGACAGCGCTCTCGCCCTGGAACGTCACCTGGACATGTTCCTGCAAGGTGGTTGCAAGGGAAAGCCCCACAAAGTCCGCGGCGATCGGGTACCGTCGATGATTACGATCGATCAGCACAACCGTTCGTAGTTTGCGTATGTCGGCACGGAGAAACGGTTTGAGCGCGTAGATCAGGGTCTTCCCGGAGTTCAGTACGTCGTCCACCAGCACAACCACTTTGTCTTGCAGCGCGGGAAGGGAGGGGGCGATCACCGGTTCGCCTACATCCTGGCTGTGTTTATCGATCTTCAGACTGAAGAGGTGCACCTGGAAAGGGGCGATCTTCCGCAGGGCCGCTGCAATGCGTTCTGCCAGCGGGTATCCATTCTGTAAGATGCCGATCAGCAGGATCTCTTTTTCCGTGTAATTGTCTTCGTACAACTGCCAGGCAAGTCGTTGAATGCGTTGCTCCGACTGGGTTGCGTTCAGGATGGTCGTGGCCTGCATGGGGTCAGTTGGTTTTGAGCCGACCGGCTGAATAGAAGTACTTTCGGTAATAGTCCTCCGACAGATCGGAAATGATCACGCCGCGTTGCACGCTGGCATGCGCGAACTTGTTTTGGCCGAGGTAGATCCCGACATGAGAAACGCGGCTTTTCCGGATCTTGAAAAAGACCAGGTCGCCTTCCCGCAATTCATCTTCCCGGATCTTTACCGTGTTTTTATGAATATCGCGGGAACTGCCTGCGAGAATTTTATCGTAAACGTCCTTATATACCTGGCAAACGAATCCGGAGCAGTCGATGCCGTTCATCGTTTCCCCGGAATAACGATACGGCGTTCCCAGCCACTGCTTCACTTTTTCATACAAGCGGGGATTGTTGATGTAATCGATGTTGTAACCCAGACTGTTGGAATAGATGAAACACCATTCCAGTTGCTGCTGTTCGGGATCGGTATCCTGTCCGGGCAACAGCCGGGGCGTTGCAGCCGATAAGGACATGGAAAGCAGAAAAGCGCAGAAAAGGGGTACGCGGTACATGCCTGCTAAGTTAGCCCCTGCGCACCAACAAGGCAACATTTTCCACATGGGTGGTATGGGGGAACATGTCGACGGCTTGCATTTTCACCACAGAATAGGCTTCATCCATCAGTTGGATGTCGCGTGCCTGGGTGGACGGGTTGCAACTTACGTAGACGATCCTTTCGGGATTCAGGCGCAGCAGGGTCGCCACCACGTCTTCGTGCATACCCGAGCGCGGCGGGTCCGTGATCACCACATCCGGCCATCCGTTCTGTTCAATGAACGCCTCGTTCAGGGTCGCTTTGAGGTCTCCGGCCGCAAAGGAAACATTGTCGATACCGTTATTGCGTGCGTTGATGCGCGCGTCTCCGATCGCTTCTTCGACGTAATCGATACCTGCGACCCGGGCAGCCTGCCGTGCAACAAACAGGGCGATGGTGCCGGTGCCGGTATAGAGATCGTAGACATTCTCTTTTCCGGTCAATCCCGCATAGTCGCGTGCCACCTGATAGAGCCGATAGGCTTGTTGCGAATTCGTTTGGTAAAAGGATTTGGGGGAGATCCTGAACCGTAATCCTTCCATTTCTTCTTCAATGAATTCTTTTCCTTTGAAACAGACGAAATCGAGTCCGGTAAAGGTGTCGTTGCGTTTGCCGTTGATTGTGAATTGCAGCGAAGTGATGTATGGGAATTGGTCCGACAGATGCTGCAATAACCCGATCCGTTTCGACTCGTCTTCGTAAGCGAAAACCACCAGCACCATCCACTCGTCAGTCGATGTGTTGCGAATGGTCAGGTTACGGAGAAAACCGGTCTGCAAAAGCGGGTCGAAAAACTCGAATCCGTTCACGGTCGCATAGTGGAGTACGGATTTCCGGATGACATTGGAACGATCGTCCTGCAGATGACAACGATCGATGTCGAGTACCTTATCAAAGCGCTGCGGTGCATGAAATCCGATGACATTGCAGACAGCGCTTGCTCCGTTGTTCAACTCCTCCCGGGTCAGCCAGCGTTTGTTCGCGCAACTGAAGTCGAGACGATTCCGGTACGCGAAGATGTCCGCGGAACCCAGGATAGGCTCCTGAGCGGGAATATCCAATTTTCCGATGCGTTCAAATGCGTCGCGCACGTACGCCTGTTTCGATTCAAGTTGCTTCGCATATGAAAAGTGCTGCCATTTACAGCCGCCACATGAACCGAAATGGCTACAGACAGGATCGATGCGGTCGGGTGAAGGGGTCACGATTCTTTCCACACGACCTTCCGCGAAGTTTTTCTTCTTTCGGTAAATGTGTACATCCGCCCGATCGCCGGGTACTCCGCCTTCCACGAAGACAACGAAATTCTCCAGTCGCGCCAGGGCTCTGCCATCGGAACTGGTATCAGTCAGCGGGAGGTTTTCCAGCAGATCGCCGGGTTTCGGAAGTGTCATAGATTGCGAAAATAGCACGGAAAAACGGTTCACTCGCCCAAAAAGCGAGCGACTTCGCGGAACTTGGGTGGCATCCCGGCAGCCGATTCATTACCTTTGTATTTTATGCCGAATTCCATGAAAACCACCGTGCTGGATAAGACCCGTACCGAACTGGCGATTGAAAAAGAGGACCGGTACGGCGCTCACAATTATCACCCGCTTCCGGTGGTTTTAGAACGCGGTGAAGGCGTTTATGTATGGGACGTCGAAGGGAAACGATACTTTGATTTTCTGTCGGCTTATTCCGCCCTCAACCAGGGACACGGTCATCCACGCATCGTCAAAGCCCTGGTCGAACAGGCTCAGAAGCTTGCCCTGACTTCCCGGGCATTTCACAACAACCTGCTGGGAGAATACGAGGAGTTCATCACCCGTTTTTTCGGCTTCGATAAGGTGTTGCCGATGAATTCCGGTGCAGAAGGTGTTGAAACGGCCATGAAGCTGGCCAGACGTTGGGCTTACGAGAAGAAAGGCATTCCGGAAAACCAGGCCAAGATCATCGTCTGTGAAGGTAACTTCCACGGTCGCACCATCTCGATCATTTCAGCTTCTACGGATCCGGATTCTTACGGACGATTTGGGCCGTTCACGCCCGGCTTCGTAAAGATCCCTTACAACGATGCGGCAGCCCTGCGTAAAGCCCTGGAAGATCCGCTGGTTGCAGCCTTCCTGGTAGAGCCGATCCAGGGAGAAGCTGGTGTCGTGGTGCCCGATGAAGGTTATCTCGCTGCCTGCTCCGCTGCCTGCCGGGAAAAGCAGGTCTTGTTTATCGCCGATGAAATTCAATCCGGCCTGGCCCGTACGGGTAAGATGCTGGCCTGTGATCACGAAGATGTTCGTCCGGATATTTTAATTCTCGGAAAGGCACTGTCCGGAGGCGTATATCCGGTCAGCGCGGTCCTGGCCGACGATCCGATCATGCTCTGTATCCAACCGGGGCAGCATGGCAGTACGTATGGAGGCAATCCCATCGCGGCGCGTGTGGCGATGGAAGCATTATCGGTGTTGAAAGAAGAACGACTTGCGGAGAATTCCGAAAGACTCGGCGCCCTATTACTGAGCGGATTGAAGGCGATCGATCATCCGATGATCCGCCTTGTCCGAGGCAAAGGGCTCTTCTGTGCCATGGTGATCGAGCCGACAGGAGGGAAGGATGCCTGGGACGTTTGCCTGGCATTGAAGGAGAATGGCTTGCTGGCGAAACCGACACACGGCGATATCATCCGGTTCGCGCCGCCGTTGATCATCAACGAATCACAGTTGGAAGAGTGTCTGGAGATCATCCGGAAAACCCTCCGGCAATTCTGACGGCAGGTTGTCCTGCCATTTTCAAATTACTTAGAAAAGGCCTCGCGGATCTGTCGGGCTTGCTCCAGCCAACGCTTGCGATCTGCTTCCGTGGCCTGATCGGCAGGAAGTGATTGCAGTAGTTTCAGCAACTCATCCGTTTTGGACATGATCTCACTGCGGCGCTCCAGTCGGGTACTGAAAATCCCGCGCGAGAGCTTCCCAAGCAAGGCGTTCCGGTGTAGTTCGCGAAGATGCTGCTGACTTGCTTTGAGGTCCTGCTTGTAGCCATTCAGCCGAATGCCAGACCGGACCAGCATGAGTGCTATAAGAGCGGTGAGTGCCACCAATGCGATCGAAAAGAACTGTCG
This genomic stretch from Bacteroidota bacterium harbors:
- a CDS encoding cation:proton antiporter, with product MNLTHHDIVVLFLSIGIILLISRILAETGRRFGLPVVMGELIVGILLGPTVFGSLAPDLQQQLFPTSGSGAVALDGIVQLSVVFLLFVAGLEVQLPIVLRQGRLALFTSFFSLVIPFALGFWITWHFPEWMGYHAGPSRLVYALFMGTALAISALPVIARILMDLNLYKTRIGMLIMAAAMFSDLAGWLIFSVVLALLENRGVGTDLGLTILYIFLFGILMLTVGRKLLNRFVPFAQHKLSWPGGILAFAMGFCLICAAFTASVGVHAILGAFIFGIALGDCVHLHERAREIIHQFITNVFAPLFFVSIGLKVNFLAHFEPVTVLLVLVLATAGKLVGSTGGAWLGGMDFRSALAVGFGMNARGAMEIILGTLAFQAGLITPEIFVALVVMALLTSLSSGPLIKATLSGKN
- the rlmD gene encoding 23S rRNA (uracil(1939)-C(5))-methyltransferase RlmD, with amino-acid sequence MTLPKPGDLLENLPLTDTSSDGRALARLENFVVFVEGGVPGDRADVHIYRKKKNFAEGRVERIVTPSPDRIDPVCSHFGSCGGCKWQHFSYAKQLESKQAYVRDAFERIGKLDIPAQEPILGSADIFAYRNRLDFSCANKRWLTREELNNGASAVCNVIGFHAPQRFDKVLDIDRCHLQDDRSNVIRKSVLHYATVNGFEFFDPLLQTGFLRNLTIRNTSTDEWMVLVVFAYEDESKRIGLLQHLSDQFPYITSLQFTINGKRNDTFTGLDFVCFKGKEFIEEEMEGLRFRISPKSFYQTNSQQAYRLYQVARDYAGLTGKENVYDLYTGTGTIALFVARQAARVAGIDYVEEAIGDARINARNNGIDNVSFAAGDLKATLNEAFIEQNGWPDVVITDPPRSGMHEDVVATLLRLNPERIVYVSCNPSTQARDIQLMDEAYSVVKMQAVDMFPHTTHVENVALLVRRG
- the rocD gene encoding ornithine--oxo-acid transaminase; its protein translation is MKTTVLDKTRTELAIEKEDRYGAHNYHPLPVVLERGEGVYVWDVEGKRYFDFLSAYSALNQGHGHPRIVKALVEQAQKLALTSRAFHNNLLGEYEEFITRFFGFDKVLPMNSGAEGVETAMKLARRWAYEKKGIPENQAKIIVCEGNFHGRTISIISASTDPDSYGRFGPFTPGFVKIPYNDAAALRKALEDPLVAAFLVEPIQGEAGVVVPDEGYLAACSAACREKQVLFIADEIQSGLARTGKMLACDHEDVRPDILILGKALSGGVYPVSAVLADDPIMLCIQPGQHGSTYGGNPIAARVAMEALSVLKEERLAENSERLGALLLSGLKAIDHPMIRLVRGKGLFCAMVIEPTGGKDAWDVCLALKENGLLAKPTHGDIIRFAPPLIINESQLEECLEIIRKTLRQF
- a CDS encoding C40 family peptidase; protein product: MYRVPLFCAFLLSMSLSAATPRLLPGQDTDPEQQQLEWCFIYSNSLGYNIDYINNPRLYEKVKQWLGTPYRYSGETMNGIDCSGFVCQVYKDVYDKILAGSSRDIHKNTVKIREDELREGDLVFFKIRKSRVSHVGIYLGQNKFAHASVQRGVIISDLSEDYYRKYFYSAGRLKTN
- a CDS encoding shikimate kinase, which gives rise to MRIYLLGYMGAGKSHLGKILAERLGYSFVDTDAMVEATTGKSIRQLFEEHGEGAFRIAEQKALHATGQQPDLVVATGGGLPTFADNLAWMNNNGMTVYLQLSPGTLFHRLVREREHRPLLAGIGEIDLMETIHRHLIERSPYYQQARLVIDPEQVSAGELVAMIMHRLDGG
- a CDS encoding phosphoribosyltransferase, whose protein sequence is MQATTILNATQSEQRIQRLAWQLYEDNYTEKEILLIGILQNGYPLAERIAAALRKIAPFQVHLFSLKIDKHSQDVGEPVIAPSLPALQDKVVVLVDDVLNSGKTLIYALKPFLRADIRKLRTVVLIDRNHRRYPIAADFVGLSLATTLQEHVQVTFQGESAVAELS